The genomic window AAGGCTAACAATGGACCCACTGGTAATTGGCGGTGTAGAAATTAAACCCGGCTCGGTACAACGTATCGAGCTACCAGTAGTAAAGCTGTATACAGACACAGATATGTGTATGCCGATTCACGTTGTTCGCTCGCGTAAACCCGGCCCCACAGTTTTCGTATCTGCCGCTGTGCACGGCGATGAATTGAATGGCATAGAAATTATTCGCCGCTTAATTCAGCTTAAATCACCTAAATTAAAATGCGGTACGCTTATTTTAGTTCCTATGGTGAATGTGTACGGCGTACTTAACCAAAGCCGCTATATGCCAGACCGCCGCGATCTGAACCGCTGCTTTCCAGGCTCGCCAAAAGGCTCGCTTGCGGGGCGTGTGGCCGATACTTTCCTAACCGAAATAGTGAAGCACTGCGATTACGGTATAGATTTACATACCGGTGCTATCCACCGTTCTAACCTGCCACAAATACGTGCAGACTTAGACGACCCAGAAACATTGGAACTTGCAGAAGTTTTTGGCGTACCCGTGTTACTTAATTCAAACCTACGCGATGGCTCGTTGCGCCAAGCTGCGGTCGAGTCTGGCACTAAAATATTATTGTACGAAGCGGGCCAAGCATTGCGTTACGACGAGCTTTCTATTCGCGCGGGCTTGCGTGGTATTTTAAATGTGCTTAGCCATTTAGATATGACTAAAAAGCGCATTCGTAAAAAACCAGTAAAACCCTTTGTTGCCAACACCAGTGCTTGGCAACGCGCAAATGAAAGCGGCATAGTAAATAACCTAAAAAACCTAGGTGACCAGGTACAAAAAGGTGATGCCCTCGCCTACATTGGCAGCCCCTACGGCGAACGACTAGACACCGTAAAAGCCAGTCGCTCTGGCATTATTATTGGCAAACAAAACATTCCGCTGGTGCAAGAAGGCGATGCAATGTTCCATATTGCATATTTTTCTGAAGCAGACGAAGAAATTGTAGAGAATATTGAGAAAATGCAAGATATTCTACTTCCAACAGATCAGGACCCTTCAACCTACACGGGCATGTAGTACAAAAAGACGAGAGATTTTATGGAAAAAAAAATGATAATCGGAAGTATCGAAACCTGTGATTTACCAGATTTGGGTATTTTCGATTTACAAATTCGCGTAGACACTGGCGCAAAAACATCCTCGCTGCACGTGGATAACATTCGCCGCTTTAAAGAAAACGGCCGCCCCCACGTGCGCTTCGACATTCACCCAGATATAT from Saccharophagus degradans 2-40 includes these protein-coding regions:
- a CDS encoding succinylglutamate desuccinylase/aspartoacylase family protein → MDPLVIGGVEIKPGSVQRIELPVVKLYTDTDMCMPIHVVRSRKPGPTVFVSAAVHGDELNGIEIIRRLIQLKSPKLKCGTLILVPMVNVYGVLNQSRYMPDRRDLNRCFPGSPKGSLAGRVADTFLTEIVKHCDYGIDLHTGAIHRSNLPQIRADLDDPETLELAEVFGVPVLLNSNLRDGSLRQAAVESGTKILLYEAGQALRYDELSIRAGLRGILNVLSHLDMTKKRIRKKPVKPFVANTSAWQRANESGIVNNLKNLGDQVQKGDALAYIGSPYGERLDTVKASRSGIIIGKQNIPLVQEGDAMFHIAYFSEADEEIVENIEKMQDILLPTDQDPSTYTGM